Proteins from a genomic interval of Gluconacetobacter diazotrophicus PA1 5:
- a CDS encoding HPr family phosphocarrier protein: MSSPGMSAPGGLDPQDPDVLSVTLTMVNRRGLHARAAAKLVTVAEQFDANVEVTRADQTVSARSIMGLMMLGAGRGESITLMATGWDAHAAIEALVALIEAGFHEDD, translated from the coding sequence ATGTCCTCGCCCGGCATGTCGGCTCCTGGCGGGCTGGACCCCCAGGACCCCGATGTCCTGTCCGTGACCCTGACCATGGTCAATCGTCGCGGGCTGCATGCGCGCGCGGCGGCCAAGCTGGTGACGGTGGCCGAGCAGTTCGACGCGAATGTCGAGGTCACGCGGGCCGACCAGACCGTATCGGCGCGCTCGATCATGGGCCTGATGATGCTGGGGGCCGGTCGGGGGGAATCCATTACCCTGATGGCCACGGGATGGGATGCCCATGCGGCGATCGAGGCCCTGGTGGCCCTGATCGAGGCGGGCTTCCATGAAGACGACTGA
- a CDS encoding PTS sugar transporter subunit IIA — translation MIGMVLVTHGELGDTLKRAMEHVVGPQPQLATLNIEAGDDPVLRRADLQSVIAGVDTGDGVLLLTDMFGSTASNLAISTMEAGRVEVLAGVNVPMMVKLAQIRNGHTLEECADLAEGAGRKYISTASHLPPQCLGGARSCLLGERPADMPPQALYRPAPRRVAMG, via the coding sequence ATGATTGGTATGGTCCTCGTCACCCATGGCGAGCTCGGCGACACGCTGAAACGCGCGATGGAGCACGTGGTGGGGCCGCAACCCCAACTGGCTACCCTGAACATCGAGGCTGGTGACGATCCCGTCCTGCGACGCGCGGACCTGCAATCGGTGATCGCCGGCGTCGATACGGGTGATGGCGTCCTGCTGCTGACCGACATGTTCGGCAGCACGGCCTCGAACCTCGCCATTTCCACGATGGAAGCGGGCCGGGTGGAAGTCCTGGCCGGCGTCAACGTGCCGATGATGGTCAAGCTGGCGCAGATCCGCAACGGCCACACGCTGGAGGAATGCGCGGACCTGGCCGAGGGCGCGGGCCGCAAATACATCTCCACCGCCTCGCACCTGCCGCCGCAATGCCTGGGGGGCGCCCGGAGCTGCCTGCTGGGCGAACGCCCCGCCGACATGCCGCCGCAGGCGCTGTACCGTCCTGCGCCGCGGCGGGTCGCCATGGGCTGA